Proteins found in one Terriglobia bacterium genomic segment:
- the mgtA gene encoding magnesium-translocating P-type ATPase: MIKETTAQITPPKPAARKPEVKRSARKTSGVSELLIEASKADVQGALSLTDTTLRGLSYEQVQERREEFGLNEVSHEKPPAWYVQLMHAFMNPFIGVLVALCIVSFVTDVVQAKPEDRSYKEIIVLLAMVGISALLRFWQEYRSTQAAEALKAMVRTTASVVREAEERVQEIPMEELVRGDIVRLSAGDMIPADVRLLTSKDLFISQAVLTGESIPVEKYDTLGALVQKSAGDGIDQVASPLELGNVGFMGTNVVSGSATAIVVATGDDTYFGSMAKEIVGRRRALTSFDIGINKVSWLLIRFMFVMVPIVFLINGIDKHDWKQAFLFAVSIAVGLTPEMLPMIVTANLARGAVAMSRRKAIVKRLNSIQNFGAMDILCTDKTGTLTQDKIVLEQHYDIHGNSDEQVLDYAWLNSFHQTGLKNVLDRAVLEYGGTQGVSQRLREYRKIDEIPFDFARRRMSVVVRNGGTHNLLICKGAVDEVLSVCTDADENGGREGGIVPMTPELSETVHSFTTDLAEEGLRVLAVAYKWMPAEDRAYGLSDENEMVLTGFIALLDPPKESAKEAIAALGQHGIAVKIITGDNEVVTRKICKYVELQIQGVLLGKEVEALSDAQLVDKAKTTNIFAKMSPIQKSRVIRALQGDGHTVGYLGDGINDAPALRDADVGISVDTAVDIAKESADIILLEKSLMVLEEGVLEGRRTFGNIIKYIKMTASSNFGNVFSVLAASAFLPFLPMLPIHLLVQNLLYDISQISIPWDRMDDEYLRQPRKWEAGGIARFMIFIGPISSIFDITTYCLLWYVFGFNTAARQSFFHSGWFIEGLLSQTLIVHMIRTQKIPFIQSVAATPVMLLTLAIMAIGVYIPFSPLGANIALSPLPGRYFLWLTLTLLCYCGLIQIVKRWYMRRFNQWL; this comes from the coding sequence ATGATTAAGGAAACAACCGCCCAGATTACGCCCCCGAAGCCGGCCGCCAGGAAACCGGAGGTAAAGCGGTCTGCCCGCAAGACCTCCGGCGTTTCCGAACTGCTGATCGAGGCTTCAAAGGCGGACGTTCAGGGCGCTCTCAGCCTGACGGACACCACCCTCCGCGGCCTGTCATACGAACAGGTTCAGGAGCGGCGCGAAGAGTTTGGGCTCAACGAAGTCAGCCACGAAAAGCCTCCCGCCTGGTACGTGCAGTTGATGCATGCCTTCATGAATCCGTTTATCGGCGTGCTGGTGGCGCTGTGTATCGTCTCGTTCGTAACGGATGTCGTTCAAGCGAAGCCGGAAGACCGCTCTTATAAAGAGATCATCGTCCTGTTGGCCATGGTGGGCATCAGCGCGCTGCTTCGTTTCTGGCAGGAGTACCGCTCGACTCAGGCGGCGGAAGCTCTCAAAGCGATGGTGCGGACGACAGCCTCCGTCGTCCGCGAGGCGGAAGAGAGGGTGCAAGAGATCCCGATGGAAGAGCTCGTCCGCGGCGACATCGTGCGATTGTCGGCCGGAGACATGATTCCGGCGGATGTGCGACTGCTGACCTCGAAAGACCTGTTCATCAGTCAGGCCGTGCTTACCGGCGAGTCCATCCCTGTCGAGAAGTATGACACGCTGGGCGCGCTGGTTCAGAAATCGGCGGGAGATGGAATCGACCAGGTCGCGAGCCCGCTCGAGCTTGGAAACGTCGGCTTTATGGGGACGAACGTGGTGAGCGGCTCGGCCACGGCGATCGTCGTCGCGACCGGCGACGACACCTATTTCGGCTCGATGGCGAAGGAAATTGTGGGCCGCAGGCGGGCGCTCACCAGCTTCGATATCGGCATCAATAAAGTCAGCTGGCTGCTCATCCGCTTCATGTTCGTGATGGTTCCGATCGTTTTCCTGATCAACGGCATCGACAAGCATGACTGGAAACAGGCATTTTTATTCGCAGTCTCGATCGCCGTCGGCCTGACGCCGGAAATGCTGCCGATGATTGTGACCGCCAACCTGGCCCGGGGCGCCGTCGCGATGTCGCGCCGCAAAGCCATCGTTAAGCGGCTGAACTCGATCCAGAATTTCGGCGCAATGGATATTTTGTGCACCGATAAAACCGGAACCCTGACGCAGGACAAGATCGTCCTCGAGCAGCATTACGACATTCACGGCAACAGCGATGAGCAGGTGCTCGATTATGCCTGGCTGAACAGCTTCCATCAGACCGGTCTGAAGAACGTGCTGGATCGCGCGGTCCTGGAATACGGCGGTACGCAGGGCGTCTCGCAGCGGTTGCGCGAATACCGGAAGATCGACGAGATCCCGTTCGATTTTGCGCGCCGCCGCATGTCCGTCGTGGTGAGAAACGGCGGCACGCACAATCTCCTGATCTGCAAAGGCGCCGTGGACGAAGTTCTCAGCGTCTGCACCGACGCCGATGAAAACGGCGGCCGCGAAGGCGGCATCGTCCCGATGACTCCGGAGTTGAGCGAGACGGTTCATAGCTTCACGACGGACCTTGCCGAAGAAGGCCTCCGGGTTCTCGCCGTGGCTTATAAGTGGATGCCCGCCGAAGACCGCGCCTACGGCCTTTCCGACGAAAACGAGATGGTGCTGACGGGCTTTATCGCCTTGCTCGATCCTCCAAAGGAGTCGGCGAAGGAAGCGATAGCCGCGCTCGGGCAGCACGGAATCGCCGTGAAAATCATCACCGGCGACAACGAAGTCGTGACCCGCAAGATCTGCAAGTACGTTGAACTTCAGATCCAGGGCGTTCTGCTCGGCAAGGAGGTCGAAGCGCTGTCCGACGCGCAACTCGTCGACAAGGCGAAGACCACAAATATCTTCGCCAAGATGTCGCCGATTCAAAAATCGCGCGTTATACGCGCGCTTCAAGGCGATGGCCATACGGTTGGTTACCTCGGTGACGGCATCAACGACGCGCCCGCATTGCGGGACGCGGATGTCGGAATTTCCGTCGACACGGCCGTCGACATCGCGAAAGAGTCCGCCGACATCATCCTGCTCGAGAAAAGCCTGATGGTTCTAGAGGAAGGCGTGCTCGAAGGACGCCGCACGTTCGGCAACATCATCAAGTACATCAAGATGACGGCGAGCTCGAACTTCGGAAATGTTTTCAGCGTCCTGGCGGCAAGCGCCTTTCTGCCGTTTCTGCCCATGCTGCCGATCCATCTGCTCGTTCAGAATCTGTTGTACGACATTTCGCAGATTTCCATTCCGTGGGACCGCATGGACGACGAATACCTGCGGCAGCCGCGCAAGTGGGAAGCCGGCGGGATCGCGCGCTTCATGATTTTCATCGGCCCGATCAGTTCGATTTTCGATATCACGACGTACTGCCTCCTGTGGTACGTGTTCGGCTTCAATACCGCCGCGCGTCAGTCCTTTTTCCACTCGGGCTGGTTCATTGAAGGCCTGTTATCGCAGACGCTGATCGTTCACATGATCCGAACCCAGAAAATTCCGTTCATCCAGAGCGTGGCGGCGACACCCGTGATGCTGCTCACTCTCGCGATCATGGCCATCGGCGTTTACATTCCGTTTTCGCCTCTCGGAGCGAATATCGCGCTCTCGCCGCTGCCGGGACGTTATTTCCTGTGGTTGACTCTGACGCTGCTTTGCTACTGCGGACTCATTCAAATCGTGAAGCGCTGGTACATGCGGCGCTTCAATCAGTGGTTGTGA
- a CDS encoding GNAT family acetyltransferase: protein MNLLRIYRSVCRTARNHGSWPALYDVVMRTTNRWIYYKNLQCLIVESINTRSFDLPPGFRFLRLEEQALLDFSKDPANELRPDFVRYALAKGDECYGIFEGDQLANYGWYSRKPTLMDNEELFLHFDPQIVYMYKGFTLDRYRGLRLHAISKTRALAEFLSRGSRGMVFYIESNNFNSIKSAYRMGARDCGRIRVVRLMGRYIVRVQSGCRQYGLTLNPNPA from the coding sequence ATGAATTTGCTGCGGATCTACCGTTCGGTTTGCAGGACCGCTCGTAACCACGGCAGCTGGCCCGCGCTGTACGACGTGGTCATGCGGACGACAAACCGGTGGATTTATTACAAAAACCTTCAGTGTCTGATTGTCGAAAGCATCAATACACGGTCTTTCGATTTGCCGCCGGGCTTTCGATTCCTCCGATTGGAAGAGCAGGCGCTGCTGGACTTTTCGAAGGATCCGGCAAACGAACTGCGTCCGGACTTTGTCCGCTACGCATTGGCCAAAGGCGATGAATGTTATGGCATTTTCGAAGGAGACCAGCTGGCCAACTACGGCTGGTATTCCCGAAAACCGACCCTGATGGATAACGAGGAACTGTTCCTTCATTTCGATCCGCAGATCGTCTACATGTACAAAGGATTCACTCTGGATCGTTATCGCGGCTTGCGCCTCCACGCGATCAGCAAGACGCGCGCTCTCGCCGAATTCCTGTCGCGCGGCTCGAGGGGGATGGTCTTTTACATCGAGTCCAACAACTTCAACTCCATCAAGTCGGCTTATCGGATGGGCGCGCGCGACTGCGGGCGGATTCGGGTCGTGCGGCTGATGGGACGATACATCGTTCGCGTGCAATCCGGATGCCGGCAATACGGCCTCACGCTGAATCCGAATCCCGCCTAG
- a CDS encoding PaaI family thioesterase: MTAIQDLYPEDVAHCFGCGRSNPQGHQLKSYPEGGEVVAHFTPGPAYTSLPGFVYGGLLASLVDCHAMATAAAADLAGMPVDSVAPRYVTGALRVDYLKPTPLGVELEIRGRVKEQSEKKKVVELTVSAAGTVTVRGEAVAVRMPRSMEQPPPKA, from the coding sequence ATGACTGCGATTCAGGATCTCTACCCCGAAGACGTGGCCCATTGTTTCGGTTGCGGACGCAGTAATCCGCAGGGGCATCAGCTGAAGAGTTATCCCGAAGGCGGCGAAGTCGTCGCCCATTTCACGCCGGGGCCGGCCTACACATCGCTTCCGGGTTTTGTGTACGGCGGCTTGCTGGCGTCTCTGGTCGATTGCCATGCCATGGCGACCGCAGCCGCTGCGGATCTTGCCGGAATGCCAGTCGATTCCGTTGCGCCGCGATATGTGACCGGCGCGCTGCGGGTCGATTATCTCAAGCCGACTCCACTTGGAGTCGAACTTGAAATTAGAGGCCGGGTTAAAGAGCAGAGCGAGAAAAAGAAGGTCGTGGAACTGACAGTCTCCGCCGCGGGAACCGTCACCGTACGCGGGGAAGCAGTAGCAGTCCGTATGCCGAGGAGCATGGAGCAGCCTCCGCCAAAGGCGTGA
- a CDS encoding tRNA (cytidine(34)-2'-O)-methyltransferase, giving the protein MATHVVLVHPEIHWNTGNAGRTCLAAGAILHLIQPLGFSLNERQVKRAGLDYWEHVEPRVWPAWDAFERELPSLGVPYFFSAKARRLLWDVPFGDPENVVLIFGGETAGLPQDLHERYAGSFVGMPVLSSHVRSLNLSTAVAIAVYEVLRQRRQPHHEA; this is encoded by the coding sequence ATGGCAACGCATGTCGTGCTCGTGCATCCCGAAATTCACTGGAACACCGGAAACGCGGGCCGGACATGCCTCGCCGCCGGCGCGATTCTCCACCTCATCCAACCGCTCGGGTTTTCGCTCAACGAACGTCAGGTGAAGCGGGCCGGCCTCGACTACTGGGAACATGTCGAGCCGCGGGTGTGGCCGGCCTGGGATGCGTTTGAGCGCGAACTTCCGTCACTGGGCGTTCCGTACTTCTTCTCGGCGAAGGCCAGGCGGCTTCTTTGGGATGTGCCGTTCGGCGATCCGGAAAATGTCGTTCTCATTTTCGGTGGTGAAACCGCCGGCCTGCCGCAGGACCTGCACGAGCGCTACGCCGGCAGCTTCGTTGGAATGCCTGTCCTATCGTCTCATGTCCGCTCACTCAATCTTTCAACGGCTGTGGCCATCGCGGTTTATGAGGTCCTCCGGCAGCGGCGGCAACCTCACCACGAGGCCTGA
- a CDS encoding 50S ribosomal protein L11 methyltransferase, with protein sequence MPYRIDIPIPPDDALDRLIQLGALDIEAVHGGIAAILPDRVRPGDVAGALGLAGVAVSRAVARDNGSVWLLSPRAVRIAGIVIAPQEGPAPLFTAARYRACAPPGALRLTDSTAFGTGHHPTTALCIEAIEEALAIDVSESVLDVGTGSGVLALAALMMGVPRATGIDIDADALRIAAKHARLNHLADRLHLLPGGPDAVEGTWPLVVANVLAAPLVEIAPILVRRVGGRGRLILSGIPESLESEVRFAYLRLGMRHIRSGTRSGWTVLVFQASW encoded by the coding sequence ATGCCCTATCGAATCGACATCCCGATCCCGCCTGACGACGCGCTGGACCGGCTGATTCAGCTGGGCGCGCTCGATATCGAGGCGGTTCATGGCGGAATCGCAGCCATCCTGCCGGACAGAGTAAGGCCGGGCGATGTAGCCGGCGCATTGGGTCTGGCCGGCGTGGCCGTGTCCCGCGCGGTTGCACGCGACAACGGGTCGGTCTGGCTGCTGAGTCCGCGGGCGGTTCGTATCGCGGGCATTGTGATCGCTCCACAGGAAGGTCCTGCTCCGCTATTTACGGCTGCGCGCTATCGCGCTTGCGCTCCGCCGGGCGCCCTTCGATTGACCGATTCCACCGCCTTCGGAACCGGACATCATCCAACGACGGCGCTCTGCATCGAGGCGATCGAGGAAGCGCTGGCCATTGACGTTTCAGAAAGCGTGCTCGATGTCGGCACAGGTTCGGGCGTGCTGGCGTTGGCCGCGCTGATGATGGGAGTGCCACGCGCGACCGGCATCGACATAGACGCCGATGCGCTGAGGATCGCGGCGAAGCATGCGCGACTGAATCATCTGGCGGACCGCCTGCACCTTCTCCCAGGCGGACCGGATGCTGTCGAAGGGACCTGGCCGCTCGTCGTGGCAAACGTGCTCGCCGCTCCGCTGGTCGAGATAGCGCCGATTCTCGTTCGGCGCGTAGGCGGCCGCGGCCGGCTCATTCTCTCCGGCATCCCGGAGTCCCTCGAATCCGAGGTGCGCTTCGCGTACCTGCGGTTGGGAATGCGGCATATCCGTTCGGGTACGCGCAGCGGATGGACGGTCCTCGTATTTCAGGCCTCGTGGTGA
- a CDS encoding TIGR03435 family protein, protein MEAVRILVFAFLVFTFPQSTRPSFDVAAIKRDTSAEGNASIAAQPGGRFVASRIALRRVIQFAYRDNQEFIGGPDWLDTDRWDIEAKAPDGTVLPRAGVLDIATPDTIALMVQSLLEDRFKLKAHKEMRDLPLYELRVAKGGSKVKASDDQTPPEALLGGGGGGGGRRGGGVPRGGIRMGRGDLEGQAMSMSIFATALGALYAGRPVVDQTGLKGLYDIRLQWTPDPGLNANIGPGGPVPAAPAGPSLFNALDEQLGLRLESAKGPLPVLVIDSIQRPSEN, encoded by the coding sequence ATGGAAGCCGTGCGAATCCTGGTATTTGCCTTTCTTGTCTTTACTTTTCCGCAATCCACCCGTCCTTCATTCGATGTGGCGGCGATCAAACGCGACACCTCGGCCGAGGGAAACGCCAGCATTGCCGCCCAGCCGGGCGGTCGTTTTGTGGCTTCCCGGATCGCGCTTCGGCGGGTGATTCAGTTTGCATACCGGGACAATCAGGAATTCATCGGCGGTCCCGACTGGCTCGATACCGACCGCTGGGACATCGAAGCGAAGGCGCCGGACGGGACCGTCCTTCCGCGCGCAGGCGTCCTGGATATCGCCACTCCCGACACCATCGCGCTGATGGTGCAATCCCTGCTGGAGGACCGCTTCAAGTTAAAGGCTCACAAAGAAATGCGGGACCTTCCTTTATATGAATTGAGGGTTGCCAAGGGCGGCTCGAAAGTGAAGGCTTCGGACGATCAGACTCCGCCCGAAGCCTTGCTCGGCGGTGGCGGCGGAGGCGGCGGCCGTCGCGGCGGCGGAGTACCCCGCGGCGGCATACGAATGGGAAGAGGCGATCTCGAAGGTCAAGCCATGTCGATGTCGATTTTTGCGACAGCTCTCGGCGCCCTTTATGCCGGCCGTCCCGTCGTCGATCAGACCGGGCTGAAGGGTTTATACGACATTCGGCTTCAATGGACTCCTGACCCGGGATTGAACGCCAACATCGGTCCCGGCGGCCCGGTGCCGGCAGCTCCCGCGGGTCCGTCTCTCTTCAACGCTCTCGACGAGCAACTGGGCCTCCGCCTGGAATCGGCCAAAGGCCCGCTGCCCGTTCTCGTGATCGACAGTATCCAGCGCCCGTCGGAAAACTAA
- a CDS encoding class I SAM-dependent methyltransferase, translated as MSHSDGDIPPGVDFLSEQAAKQWAEEAEAKLPSRINFFAAFADAIMERRSAIRQALEIGSGPGFLAEYILSRCAGIERYTLLDFSPTMLELSRKRLQVFGDRVAYLQVDFKQAAWADKVGAAYDCILTMQAVHELRHKRHALKFYGECRRLLKKDGLLLVCDHLPKTDSGRDRALFMTEVEQLDAIQSAGFSHVEMLFQTTERLACRAIE; from the coding sequence ATGAGTCATTCCGACGGAGACATTCCTCCAGGCGTCGATTTCCTATCCGAACAGGCCGCGAAGCAATGGGCAGAAGAAGCGGAGGCAAAGCTCCCGTCGCGAATCAATTTTTTCGCTGCCTTTGCGGACGCAATTATGGAACGGAGGTCCGCGATCCGTCAGGCCCTTGAAATCGGCAGCGGCCCCGGATTTTTAGCGGAATACATTTTGTCGCGCTGCGCCGGGATTGAGCGCTATACGCTGCTCGACTTCTCGCCGACGATGCTCGAGCTGAGCCGCAAACGGCTTCAGGTGTTTGGCGACCGTGTCGCGTATCTACAAGTGGATTTTAAGCAGGCGGCGTGGGCGGACAAGGTTGGCGCTGCTTATGATTGCATTCTCACCATGCAAGCCGTCCATGAATTGCGTCACAAACGGCATGCCTTGAAGTTTTATGGGGAGTGCCGTCGTCTGCTCAAGAAAGACGGGCTTCTTTTGGTTTGTGACCACCTTCCTAAAACGGATTCCGGGCGGGATCGGGCATTGTTCATGACTGAGGTAGAACAGCTGGACGCAATACAATCAGCGGGCTTCAGTCATGTCGAGATGCTCTTTCAAACGACTGAAAGACTTGCCTGCCGGGCGATTGAGTAG